One window of the Chryseobacterium camelliae genome contains the following:
- a CDS encoding S9 family peptidase has translation MKKIFLTLSLAAAFHSLSAQEITLDKIYSGYYRGKGIAGITSMKNGENYLVIEPTGIAKYSYKNSQKEGNIIDGQFESYEFSDDESKILLLKESQPIYRHSFLGKFEVKDLKSGKVTSLNNGNTVQEPRFSPDASKVAFISDNNLFCQDLNTGKITQITTDGKKNAIINGLADWVYEEEFGHARQYEWTKNSDAIVFVKSDESQVPEIYIPIYGKTLYPTEMRYKYPKAGENNSVVSAQLYRLDTGKTIPVNLGAFKNYYIANVFQTAKADEIVLITSQRIQNASDILKVNTKTGAVQKLFTETDEKWIDTDNPTLEFLEDDSFLWASERDGNRHLYWYDKEGKLKKQVTKGNWEITDYYGYNPKSKEIYVQTTEKGSINKVVSKINIENGKSQLISRPDGNNSASFSKNYNYFIETSSTAASPYTFVLKDGSGKVVKELQNNNEQLQKLKADNFVDKEFITIPNAVGDQMNAWIMKPKNFDPKKKYPLFMYQYSGPGSQQVSNSWDIGNTLWFNHLVQKGYIVACVDGRGTGYKGAKFKKVTYMNLGKYEIEDQITAAKWFGNQSYIDKTRIGMFGWSFGGYMTSLAMTKGADVFKMGIAVAPVTNWRYYDSVYTERFLRTPQENADGYDKNSPTEYASLMKGKFLLIHGTADDNVHFQNSMEFSEALIQNRKQFDFMAYPDKNHGIYGGYTRPQLYQKMTNFILENL, from the coding sequence ATGAAAAAAATATTCTTGACCCTTAGTCTTGCTGCTGCTTTTCACAGCCTGTCGGCACAGGAAATCACTTTAGATAAAATTTATTCAGGATACTACCGCGGGAAAGGCATTGCCGGGATCACTTCCATGAAGAACGGTGAAAACTACCTGGTAATCGAACCAACCGGAATTGCCAAATATTCATATAAGAATTCCCAGAAGGAAGGAAATATCATTGACGGCCAGTTTGAGAGTTACGAGTTCTCCGATGACGAATCCAAAATCCTTTTGCTGAAAGAGAGCCAGCCGATCTACCGCCATTCTTTTCTGGGAAAATTCGAGGTAAAAGACCTGAAATCTGGTAAGGTAACGAGCCTGAATAACGGGAATACCGTTCAGGAGCCAAGGTTTTCCCCGGATGCTTCAAAAGTCGCCTTTATTTCAGATAATAATTTATTTTGCCAGGACCTGAATACCGGTAAAATTACCCAGATCACTACAGACGGTAAGAAAAATGCTATCATCAACGGTTTAGCCGACTGGGTATATGAAGAAGAATTCGGGCATGCGAGACAGTATGAATGGACCAAAAATTCTGATGCCATCGTTTTCGTTAAATCGGATGAAAGCCAGGTTCCGGAAATATACATTCCTATTTACGGGAAAACGCTTTACCCTACGGAAATGCGTTATAAATACCCTAAGGCGGGAGAAAATAACTCTGTCGTATCTGCACAGCTGTACCGTTTAGATACCGGAAAAACCATCCCGGTAAATCTTGGGGCCTTCAAAAACTATTATATTGCCAATGTATTCCAGACGGCTAAAGCCGATGAAATTGTTCTCATTACTTCCCAAAGGATACAGAATGCTTCTGATATCCTGAAAGTGAATACCAAAACCGGAGCGGTTCAGAAGCTCTTTACCGAGACGGATGAAAAATGGATCGATACCGATAATCCGACCCTTGAGTTCCTGGAAGATGATTCTTTCCTTTGGGCATCTGAAAGAGACGGTAACCGTCACCTGTATTGGTATGACAAAGAGGGTAAGCTTAAAAAACAGGTTACCAAGGGCAATTGGGAAATTACAGATTACTATGGTTACAATCCGAAATCAAAGGAAATTTACGTTCAGACAACGGAAAAAGGAAGCATCAACAAGGTGGTTTCCAAAATCAATATCGAAAACGGAAAGTCCCAGCTGATTTCCAGACCTGACGGTAACAATTCTGCAAGCTTCAGCAAGAATTACAATTATTTTATCGAAACTTCTTCTACCGCTGCAAGCCCGTATACATTCGTTCTGAAAGACGGCAGCGGAAAAGTGGTGAAGGAGCTTCAGAATAATAATGAGCAGCTTCAGAAACTAAAAGCGGACAACTTTGTGGATAAAGAATTTATTACCATACCTAATGCGGTCGGCGATCAGATGAATGCATGGATCATGAAGCCTAAAAACTTCGATCCGAAAAAGAAATACCCACTTTTCATGTATCAGTATTCAGGACCGGGATCCCAGCAGGTATCCAATTCATGGGATATCGGTAATACATTGTGGTTCAATCACCTGGTACAGAAAGGGTATATCGTGGCCTGTGTGGACGGACGCGGAACCGGATATAAAGGTGCTAAGTTCAAAAAGGTCACCTATATGAATTTAGGAAAGTACGAAATTGAAGACCAGATCACCGCTGCCAAATGGTTCGGGAACCAGTCTTATATCGATAAAACCAGGATTGGAATGTTTGGATGGAGCTTCGGCGGGTACATGACCAGCCTTGCCATGACGAAAGGCGCCGATGTCTTTAAAATGGGAATCGCAGTGGCTCCGGTGACCAACTGGAGGTATTATGATTCCGTATATACCGAAAGATTCTTAAGGACTCCGCAGGAAAATGCTGACGGATATGATAAGAACTCCCCTACTGAATATGCCAGTTTAATGAAAGGTAAATTCCTTCTGATCCACGGAACGGCAGATGACAATGTACATTTCCAGAATTCCATGGAATTCTCTGAAGCATTGATCCAAAACAGGAAACAGTTTGATTTCATGGCATACCCGGATAAAAACCACGGGATCTACGGAGGATATACAAGACCTCAGTTGTACCAGAAAATGACCAATTTTATCCTGGAAAATTTATAA
- a CDS encoding DUF6496 domain-containing protein — MSTKKYSDKAQEKVEKVMHEFKEGKLKSSSGDQVKSRKQAIAIGISEAREEGLKAPSKNKKSKDK; from the coding sequence ATGAGCACTAAGAAATATTCAGACAAAGCTCAGGAAAAAGTGGAAAAAGTAATGCACGAGTTCAAGGAGGGAAAATTAAAGTCCTCTTCCGGAGACCAGGTGAAAAGCAGGAAACAAGCCATAGCAATCGGCATTTCCGAAGCAAGAGAAGAAGGACTCAAAGCTCCTTCTAAAAATAAGAAAAGCAAAGACAAGTAG
- a CDS encoding RNA polymerase sigma factor, translating into MGHFKKIYSDYKHQVYFFVRKYISGQEDIEDVVQEIFVHLWKHHTQLQKSEHPEAVIFRTAKQEIANFYRKNKMIFNSDPDIIAGLEETEEESDTLWKEENLSKIEHLLSELPVQNKEFLLRNKLENVSYIKIAEENNMSKTAVEKRINKALSYIRSNLSLF; encoded by the coding sequence ATGGGACATTTTAAAAAGATATATTCAGACTATAAGCACCAGGTGTATTTCTTTGTCAGAAAATATATTTCCGGACAGGAAGATATTGAAGATGTGGTGCAGGAAATATTTGTCCACTTATGGAAGCACCATACACAGCTTCAGAAATCTGAACATCCGGAGGCTGTCATCTTCCGTACGGCCAAGCAGGAGATTGCCAATTTTTACAGGAAAAATAAAATGATTTTCAATTCGGATCCGGACATCATTGCCGGCCTGGAAGAAACCGAAGAAGAATCGGACACGCTCTGGAAAGAAGAAAATCTCAGTAAAATAGAACATTTGCTCAGCGAACTGCCCGTTCAGAATAAAGAATTTTTACTCAGGAACAAACTGGAAAACGTTAGTTATATTAAAATAGCCGAAGAAAATAATATGTCTAAAACGGCCGTTGAAAAACGCATCAATAAAGCCCTTTCGTACATCCGTAGCAACCTCAGCCTCTTTTAA
- a CDS encoding FecR family protein — MNQFEKDWDTVKKENRRIDEATDDRIWQNIERMTYGRKAKQQKVYWAAAVLIPLFGLLCLYPLFSGHHNDAGNILVLKTGNEMKTYRLSDGSIITMQPYSKLTMDRNHFGKKERPVEFEGKAFFNIAKDKTKPFRIDAHGFKVQVLGTRFFLDQKSADKSVALKEGKVKIERRGKITYLLPEETWVSDAVNREHHYYSPSKVRTFAFNGQDYGEVIRLLEDTYDVEIQYPVQYSKEKIQGSFTGNLQDVITIVSYPFSLTAVKITDKQIILK, encoded by the coding sequence ATGAATCAATTCGAAAAAGACTGGGACACGGTGAAAAAAGAAAACCGGCGGATCGATGAGGCAACTGACGACAGGATCTGGCAGAATATAGAGCGCATGACTTATGGACGTAAGGCGAAGCAGCAGAAGGTTTACTGGGCTGCCGCCGTCCTTATTCCTTTATTTGGGCTGCTTTGCCTGTACCCATTATTTTCAGGACACCATAACGATGCTGGAAATATACTGGTGCTAAAAACCGGAAATGAGATGAAGACCTACAGGCTTTCTGACGGAAGTATCATCACCATGCAGCCGTACAGTAAGCTTACAATGGACAGGAATCATTTCGGTAAAAAGGAGAGACCTGTGGAATTCGAAGGGAAAGCTTTTTTTAACATTGCCAAAGATAAGACCAAGCCATTCCGTATTGATGCCCATGGTTTTAAGGTCCAGGTTTTGGGAACCCGGTTTTTCCTGGATCAGAAATCGGCGGATAAAAGCGTAGCCCTAAAGGAAGGAAAAGTAAAGATAGAACGCCGTGGAAAAATCACGTATCTGCTTCCTGAGGAAACTTGGGTGAGTGATGCCGTTAACAGGGAGCATCATTACTACAGCCCTTCTAAAGTAAGGACATTTGCGTTTAACGGACAGGACTATGGAGAAGTCATCCGTCTGCTGGAAGACACCTATGATGTAGAGATACAATATCCCGTACAGTACAGCAAAGAAAAAATACAGGGCTCTTTTACCGGAAACCTGCAAGATGTTATTACCATTGTAAGCTATCCTTTCAGTCTTACAGCTGTTAAAATCACCGACAAACAAATTATTTTAAAATAA
- a CDS encoding SusC/RagA family TonB-linked outer membrane protein: MKKTAISIAVLGVLCLSEMTHAYVPATCQQSVNSARIPVKQVFEKLGKKTRTQFFYSASDMQGILVDDTKINYSSLKEALSYLKKSYSIDFIIQNNTVTVRRIAKSSDNRPLSIHMDAMKRDTISPREKNIDEVVMVGYGKQNRKDISGSISSIDEKQMKGVASGNFGDIIAGKATGIQVSQANASPGSSPTIRVRGIGTLTAGSNPLIVVDGFPLTEGTNLNSIDPNSIAKIDILKDAASSAIYGSRGANGVILIETKQGKKGKMEVTLDSYYGIQTRSDKAKLVDAYDMAVFMKESRDNNYLSKGANRSISDDTATRKNKGASLRELIPDYLKPYLERQPGLINTDWYNTVLRPAPISQTTFTVTGGGDKSKYAFTGSYLNQKGIVIGSDYEKYSTNVNLSTDLSDQLKIGVSITPSFSQGSILDMVSGGRSYNPIAMATTMYPFFAPYDANGNLNISEQIKANTPTDAALVENPVAMVDMTSRKYTLFKTFGNVFTQLTFLKDFNYRFSVGGDYSNYEYNFFDPSTVGSYRSAAPDVTMASRTEYIRKNYLVENLLTFDKKIGSHTFNAIAGQSYQEENNNQLLVEATGFPDNSITNIAGGSSFKNTLSQYKWTLISYFSRLSYSFDNKYNFMASYRRDGSSRFGVNSKWGDFYALSLGWTLSNENFFPKNDFIDPVKLRYSKGSNGNNQIPNFGALSLMAEENYLFSGALASGYRASTAPNPNISWEKSKSDNFGIDFSLFRNFLNVSADYYILMRDGLLLDVPVPQQSGYSTSLQNIGKVRNRGLEIQLSTRPLHIGQHLEYSNNLSFSVNTNKVLALANGQNQIIAGANNFAVTKVGGSIAEMYGYNITGVYTSQQQIDSSPHITGTLVGDYIMEDLNGDGKIDNNDKKSFGSGIPKYILGFSNTLKYKNLELNFMLYSELGKKVYNGDLVSSTESGEGFGVASQYYFDHRYNAETNPGGSFAMPNMNFSNNRKEARTSNIFFMNGDYVRLRSLKLAYNLPKSITENLKIKSAQIYFMGNNLLTITSYRGQNIDATTDNVLTQGYDSAYYPVTRVYSFGMNFKF, from the coding sequence ATGAAAAAAACGGCAATCAGCATTGCGGTACTGGGAGTCTTATGCCTGTCTGAAATGACGCATGCATACGTTCCGGCCACCTGTCAGCAATCTGTTAACTCCGCACGAATCCCTGTAAAGCAGGTATTTGAAAAACTGGGAAAGAAAACCCGGACGCAATTCTTTTATTCGGCTTCCGATATGCAAGGGATCCTTGTGGATGATACCAAGATCAATTACAGCTCTTTGAAAGAAGCACTCAGCTACCTTAAAAAAAGCTATTCCATTGATTTTATTATTCAGAACAATACCGTTACGGTAAGAAGGATTGCAAAATCTTCGGATAATCGTCCGCTTTCCATTCATATGGATGCAATGAAACGGGATACCATCTCTCCCCGGGAGAAGAATATTGATGAAGTCGTAATGGTAGGCTATGGAAAGCAGAACAGGAAGGATATTTCAGGTTCTATTTCATCCATCGATGAGAAGCAGATGAAAGGTGTTGCATCCGGTAATTTTGGTGATATCATAGCAGGAAAAGCTACGGGAATCCAGGTTTCGCAGGCCAATGCAAGTCCGGGATCATCACCCACCATCCGGGTGAGGGGAATCGGGACGCTTACTGCAGGTTCCAATCCTTTGATTGTTGTCGATGGTTTCCCGCTTACAGAAGGAACCAACCTGAATTCCATCGATCCCAATTCCATTGCCAAGATCGATATCCTTAAAGATGCTGCTTCATCTGCTATTTACGGATCCAGGGGCGCCAACGGAGTTATCCTGATCGAAACCAAGCAGGGCAAAAAAGGAAAAATGGAAGTAACCCTGGATTCCTATTACGGAATCCAGACCCGCAGTGACAAGGCCAAACTTGTCGACGCATATGATATGGCCGTTTTCATGAAAGAATCCAGGGATAATAATTACCTGTCCAAAGGAGCTAACAGAAGTATCAGTGACGATACTGCAACCAGAAAAAATAAAGGAGCATCCCTGAGAGAACTGATTCCGGATTACCTGAAACCTTATCTCGAAAGGCAACCAGGACTCATCAATACAGACTGGTACAATACTGTGCTGAGACCGGCTCCGATCAGTCAGACCACATTTACAGTCACTGGAGGTGGGGACAAAAGCAAATATGCCTTCACGGGAAGTTACCTCAATCAGAAAGGGATTGTTATCGGTTCAGATTATGAAAAATATTCAACCAACGTCAATTTATCGACGGATCTGAGTGATCAACTGAAAATAGGGGTTTCCATTACACCGTCTTTCTCACAGGGAAGCATCCTGGATATGGTATCGGGAGGAAGAAGCTATAACCCGATTGCCATGGCTACAACCATGTATCCCTTTTTTGCGCCCTATGATGCTAACGGTAACCTGAATATCTCTGAACAGATAAAAGCCAATACTCCCACAGATGCAGCTCTGGTTGAAAATCCTGTAGCGATGGTGGACATGACCAGCAGGAAATATACGCTGTTTAAAACATTCGGAAATGTATTCACCCAGCTGACATTCCTCAAGGACTTCAACTATAGGTTTTCGGTGGGCGGAGACTACAGCAATTACGAATACAATTTTTTCGATCCGTCTACAGTAGGGTCTTACCGGTCCGCTGCTCCCGACGTCACTATGGCAAGCAGGACGGAATACATCAGGAAAAACTATCTGGTGGAAAACCTGCTGACTTTTGATAAGAAAATCGGGAGCCATACTTTCAATGCAATTGCAGGACAATCCTACCAGGAAGAAAACAACAATCAGCTGCTGGTGGAGGCCACAGGATTCCCGGATAACAGCATCACCAATATTGCCGGCGGATCTTCGTTTAAAAATACGCTTTCACAATATAAGTGGACTCTGATCTCTTATTTCAGCAGGCTTTCTTACAGTTTTGACAATAAATACAACTTCATGGCGTCGTACAGGAGAGACGGATCTTCAAGATTCGGGGTCAATTCCAAATGGGGCGATTTTTACGCGCTGTCGCTGGGCTGGACACTCAGCAATGAAAACTTCTTTCCCAAAAATGATTTTATTGATCCTGTAAAGCTAAGGTACAGTAAAGGAAGCAACGGGAACAACCAGATTCCTAATTTCGGGGCACTTTCACTGATGGCGGAAGAAAATTATCTCTTTTCAGGGGCACTCGCTTCAGGATACAGGGCATCAACGGCACCTAACCCAAATATCTCATGGGAAAAATCAAAATCAGACAACTTCGGGATCGATTTTTCACTGTTCAGGAACTTCCTGAATGTATCTGCCGACTACTACATCCTTATGCGTGACGGGCTGTTGCTGGATGTACCGGTTCCGCAACAGTCGGGGTACAGCACTTCTCTACAGAATATCGGGAAAGTCAGGAACAGAGGGCTTGAGATCCAGCTTTCGACCAGGCCGCTTCATATCGGGCAGCATTTGGAATATTCCAATAACCTGAGCTTTTCTGTCAATACCAATAAAGTTTTGGCTTTAGCCAATGGACAGAACCAGATTATTGCGGGGGCCAATAATTTTGCTGTTACCAAAGTGGGCGGATCCATTGCAGAAATGTATGGATATAACATCACCGGAGTATATACTTCACAGCAGCAGATCGACAGTAGTCCGCATATTACAGGGACGCTGGTAGGGGATTACATTATGGAAGACCTCAACGGAGATGGAAAAATTGATAATAATGATAAAAAAAGCTTCGGTTCAGGGATTCCGAAATACATCCTTGGCTTTTCCAATACATTAAAATATAAAAACCTTGAGCTTAATTTCATGCTGTACAGTGAACTCGGGAAAAAAGTATATAACGGGGACCTGGTAAGCAGCACAGAGTCCGGTGAAGGTTTTGGGGTGGCAAGTCAGTATTATTTCGACCACCGTTACAATGCCGAGACCAATCCCGGAGGTTCTTTTGCAATGCCTAACATGAATTTCTCCAACAACAGAAAAGAAGCGCGGACTTCCAATATCTTTTTTATGAACGGGGATTATGTCAGGTTGCGTTCCCTGAAACTGGCGTATAACCTGCCTAAAAGCATCACGGAAAATTTAAAAATTAAGTCTGCCCAGATATATTTCATGGGAAATAATTTACTGACCATTACTTCCTACCGAGGGCAAAACATCGATGCTACAACAGACAATGTGCTTACCCAGGGTTATGACAGTGCCTATTATCCGGTAACGAGGGTGTATTCCTTCGGGATGAATTTTAAATTCTAA
- a CDS encoding RagB/SusD family nutrient uptake outer membrane protein — translation MKKILIPIVILLLLQSCSSDLLNTSPEATKVTSQFYADASQIEQGINAVYGTLQYTGQYQQAMLVIGEIPSDNTYDEVPANDSFTYGEFDFFTIQPNNSLIASTWKDNYIGIQQANIILNRIDAIQDMAQATKSNRIGEMKFLRALMYFNLVRVFGDVPLVTKETTNVNDYFGQGRTPVSDVYAFIEKELKDAIPLLPAATTQKGRVTKAAALGILGKVLITENKYSDALPYLSQIDGLGYSLLSDVSKIFDVTNKNNTEIIFDVQFASGINGNSEGSPAFQLFSPSGTVAGAKGHNLPTKEIYNLYAGNDQRKSAYIGLTSNGIPYTKKIVKTSNVIADGGSNIVVLRLADVYLMMAECYAKANDLSNANGYLNIIKARAGIANVNLASQQALLAEIDKERRLELVGEGHRWFDLVRTGKAVQVMTQHFASTPGYSTATIDQHNLLMPVPQGQINTDPAIKQNPGY, via the coding sequence ATGAAAAAAATACTTATTCCAATCGTTATTTTACTGCTTTTACAGTCGTGCTCATCCGACCTTCTGAATACTTCTCCGGAAGCTACTAAGGTAACCTCACAGTTTTATGCGGACGCCTCACAAATTGAACAGGGCATTAATGCAGTATATGGCACACTGCAGTATACCGGGCAATATCAGCAGGCAATGCTGGTTATCGGGGAAATTCCTTCTGACAACACTTATGATGAGGTTCCGGCCAATGATTCATTTACCTATGGTGAATTTGATTTCTTTACCATTCAGCCTAACAATTCGCTTATTGCAAGTACCTGGAAAGATAATTATATCGGGATCCAGCAGGCTAATATTATCCTCAACAGAATTGATGCCATCCAGGACATGGCGCAGGCTACGAAGAGCAACAGGATCGGTGAAATGAAGTTTCTGCGGGCGCTGATGTACTTTAATCTTGTAAGGGTATTCGGTGATGTCCCACTGGTAACCAAAGAAACCACTAATGTGAATGACTACTTCGGGCAGGGCAGGACGCCTGTTTCGGACGTGTATGCTTTCATAGAAAAGGAACTGAAAGATGCCATTCCGCTTTTACCGGCTGCAACCACACAGAAAGGAAGGGTGACCAAAGCAGCTGCGCTGGGCATACTGGGAAAGGTGCTCATTACAGAAAATAAATACAGCGATGCCCTACCTTATCTTTCGCAGATAGACGGATTGGGATACAGCCTGCTCTCTGACGTGTCTAAAATTTTTGATGTCACCAATAAAAATAATACTGAAATTATTTTTGATGTCCAGTTTGCTTCAGGAATTAACGGGAATTCGGAAGGAAGCCCGGCATTTCAGCTCTTCAGCCCATCGGGAACCGTGGCCGGCGCTAAAGGCCACAACCTGCCTACAAAAGAAATATACAACCTGTATGCTGGTAATGATCAAAGGAAATCGGCTTACATCGGGCTGACTTCCAACGGGATTCCATATACCAAAAAAATCGTAAAGACATCGAACGTAATTGCGGATGGCGGAAGCAATATCGTGGTGCTTCGCCTGGCTGATGTCTACCTGATGATGGCAGAATGTTATGCTAAGGCTAATGATTTGAGCAATGCTAATGGTTATCTGAATATAATTAAAGCTAGGGCTGGCATTGCCAATGTAAACCTTGCTTCCCAGCAGGCTCTTCTTGCTGAGATCGATAAGGAAAGAAGACTGGAACTGGTTGGAGAAGGCCATCGCTGGTTTGATCTGGTAAGGACCGGGAAAGCCGTTCAGGTAATGACACAGCACTTTGCATCAACTCCCGGCTACAGTACAGCTACGATTGATCAGCATAACCTCCTGATGCCGGTTCCGCAGGGACAGATCAATACCGACCCTGCCATCAAACAAAATCCGGGATATTAA
- a CDS encoding glycerophosphodiester phosphodiesterase family protein, whose protein sequence is MKTKLLCLLIFVSGIVFGQKKISLSHFPEDKVMVIAHRADWREAPENSAWAVRKAIEKGIDMVEVDLALTKDSVLVLMHDKTIDRTTTGTGKPADYTLAELRKFSLKDGLGSTTQMKVPTLEEILDITQDKILINLDKGFDYINMVYPLLKKRKMLDQVLFKGSETYKEFNRKYGAIKNDIHFMPIVRLNLKEGWQKITEYTDHYQVYGFEFTVGETEQNMIDFNKVREKGCRVWVNALWPHHNAGHNDDLALENPEVYEWFLKNKVNMIQTDRPKELIGFLKKKDLYY, encoded by the coding sequence ATGAAGACTAAATTGTTATGCCTGCTGATCTTTGTTTCCGGAATTGTTTTCGGACAGAAGAAAATATCCTTGTCTCATTTTCCGGAAGATAAGGTGATGGTTATTGCCCACCGGGCCGACTGGCGGGAAGCCCCGGAAAACTCTGCCTGGGCAGTGAGAAAAGCCATTGAAAAAGGGATTGATATGGTAGAAGTAGACCTGGCCCTGACAAAAGACAGCGTTCTGGTCCTGATGCACGATAAAACCATCGACCGTACCACTACAGGAACCGGAAAACCCGCTGACTATACCCTGGCAGAACTCCGGAAATTCTCATTAAAAGACGGACTGGGAAGTACAACACAAATGAAAGTGCCTACCCTGGAAGAGATCCTGGACATTACCCAGGATAAAATCCTGATCAATCTTGACAAAGGATTCGATTATATCAATATGGTCTATCCTTTATTAAAAAAAAGGAAGATGCTCGACCAGGTTTTATTTAAAGGAAGTGAAACCTATAAAGAATTCAACCGTAAATACGGAGCGATTAAAAATGATATCCATTTCATGCCTATTGTCAGGCTGAATCTAAAAGAAGGATGGCAGAAAATCACCGAATATACCGATCATTATCAGGTCTACGGCTTTGAGTTTACGGTAGGAGAGACGGAACAGAATATGATTGACTTTAATAAAGTCAGGGAAAAAGGTTGCAGGGTGTGGGTCAATGCGCTCTGGCCACACCACAATGCAGGACATAATGATGATCTGGCTCTTGAAAATCCTGAAGTATACGAATGGTTTTTAAAAAATAAGGTCAATATGATCCAGACCGATCGTCCCAAGGAACTGATCGGATTCCTGAAAAAGAAGGATCTTTACTATTAA
- the glgP gene encoding alpha-glucan family phosphorylase yields the protein MDFKNFEIPYNVNPKYSKKVAYFSMEFAIEQVLKIYSGGLGFLAGSHMRSAYNLKQDLVGIGILWKFGYYDQARNHDQTLQPVWTKKMYSFLEDTGIKFQIEIHSAPVWVKVWYLDPEIFNTAPMFFLSTDVPENDHVSKTICHKLYDANESTKLAQYILLGKGGARLLDEMNIEREVYHLNEAHGLPAAFHLLKKYDGDMKRVKEKLVFTTHTPEEAGNEKHNLKLCYDMSYFSGLSMEEVKQIEGTDDDRFNHSLCALKMSGIANGVSKLHGEVSNTLWHKYPGICEITSITNAQDFKYWADKPLYNAKDENDETAFDFRKKHLKKRLFKIVADQTGNLFDPDVFTIVWARRFAGYKRADLLLHDKDRFYRLLNNPKYPVQIIWAGKPYPMDYAAISTFNSLVEESKNNKNMAVLTGYELSLSKSLKQGSDLWLNNPRVPREASGTSGMTAAMNGSVNLSTDDGWIPEFAKHGENSFVVPKADYMNTSIYEQDNHDLNTLYEILENEILPTYYDQPSQWRKIQYNSMEDVEYQFNSDRMADEYYQLMYNHQK from the coding sequence ATGGATTTTAAAAACTTTGAAATACCCTACAACGTCAACCCTAAATACTCAAAAAAGGTAGCTTATTTCTCTATGGAATTTGCTATTGAACAGGTATTAAAAATATATTCAGGCGGATTGGGATTCCTTGCGGGATCGCATATGAGAAGTGCGTATAACCTGAAGCAGGATCTGGTGGGAATCGGTATCCTGTGGAAATTCGGATATTATGACCAGGCAAGAAACCATGACCAGACCCTGCAACCGGTCTGGACCAAAAAAATGTACAGCTTTCTTGAGGATACGGGAATTAAATTCCAGATTGAAATTCATAGTGCCCCGGTTTGGGTGAAGGTATGGTACCTGGATCCTGAAATCTTCAATACGGCTCCGATGTTTTTCCTTTCCACCGACGTTCCTGAAAACGATCACGTGTCTAAAACGATCTGCCATAAACTGTATGATGCCAATGAATCCACCAAGCTGGCGCAGTATATTCTTCTAGGAAAAGGAGGCGCAAGACTGCTGGATGAAATGAATATAGAACGGGAAGTATACCATCTGAATGAAGCGCATGGTCTCCCCGCAGCCTTCCATCTGCTTAAAAAGTACGATGGCGATATGAAACGTGTGAAAGAAAAGCTGGTTTTCACCACCCATACTCCTGAAGAGGCCGGTAATGAGAAGCATAATCTTAAGCTTTGCTATGATATGTCATATTTTTCCGGGCTTAGTATGGAAGAGGTAAAGCAGATTGAAGGAACTGACGATGACCGCTTCAACCATTCTTTATGTGCGCTTAAAATGTCCGGAATTGCCAATGGGGTTTCAAAACTTCACGGAGAGGTTTCTAATACGTTGTGGCACAAATATCCGGGGATCTGCGAAATCACTTCCATTACCAATGCCCAGGATTTTAAATACTGGGCAGACAAACCTCTGTACAATGCAAAGGATGAAAACGATGAAACGGCATTTGATTTCCGGAAAAAACACCTGAAGAAAAGGCTGTTCAAAATCGTGGCAGACCAAACCGGGAACCTGTTTGATCCTGATGTGTTCACCATTGTCTGGGCAAGGCGTTTCGCGGGCTACAAGCGTGCTGATCTCCTCCTCCATGATAAGGACAGGTTTTACAGGCTCCTGAACAACCCGAAATACCCGGTTCAGATCATCTGGGCTGGAAAACCTTATCCGATGGATTATGCTGCGATTTCCACCTTTAATTCGCTGGTGGAAGAAAGTAAAAATAATAAAAATATGGCTGTACTTACGGGATATGAACTTTCCCTAAGCAAATCGCTGAAACAGGGCTCTGACTTATGGCTCAACAATCCACGGGTACCGAGGGAAGCTTCCGGTACTTCAGGAATGACGGCGGCTATGAACGGTTCGGTAAACCTTTCAACAGATGACGGCTGGATCCCTGAATTTGCAAAACACGGAGAAAATTCATTCGTAGTCCCTAAAGCGGATTATATGAACACCAGCATTTATGAGCAGGACAACCACGACCTCAATACGCTGTATGAAATCCTTGAAAATGAAATTCTTCCTACCTATTATGATCAACCGTCACAATGGAGGAAGATCCAGTACAATTCCATGGAAGATGTAGAGTACCAGTTCAACAGTGACCGGATGGCAGATGAATACTATCAGCTGATGTATAACCATCAGAAATAG